Proteins from a single region of Bremerella sp. JC817:
- a CDS encoding glycine--tRNA ligase, translating to MEKLVSLCKRRGFMFQSSEIYGGINGFWDYGPLGVELKRNIKDAWWRDMVTGHDDLTQLPGAPGSYEMTGLDCTIIMHPQVWKCSGHYDLFHDYMVDCRESKRRYRHDQIQGRWVEAKGKKIFATAGSDSEAPEADLERQALKFFGMRSKNADELKWDGPLVSLTTVDDFELVLGPDAKTLGTLTAPREFNLMFKTTIGALGGEADSAFLRPETAQGIFVNFKNVVDSSRVRVPFGIAQVGKSFRNEITPRNFTFRSREFEQMEIEFFCHPDSSAEWYTYWRDRRFKWYLDLGLDEGKLQLRDHDQDELSHYSRGTADVEYAFPFLPEGEFGELEGIAHRGDFDLRSHMEGKLDPATNPLTVELNEDGKPRHRGSGKDLSYRDDLTGERFIPHVIEPSAGADRATLAFLCEAYTEDEAPDDKGKMQSRVVMKLHPRIAPIKAAIFPLVKKDGMPEMAQDLYRTLKKDWNVFYDEKGAVGRRYRRQDEAGTPFCVTVDGDSIQDNTVTIRHRDTLEQWRVKADDLTDELRKLIG from the coding sequence ATGGAAAAGCTCGTCTCGTTGTGCAAGCGACGAGGCTTCATGTTTCAGTCTTCCGAAATCTATGGGGGCATCAACGGTTTTTGGGACTACGGCCCACTCGGTGTCGAGCTGAAGCGGAACATCAAAGATGCCTGGTGGCGCGATATGGTCACCGGTCACGACGACCTGACCCAGTTGCCAGGGGCCCCTGGTTCGTACGAAATGACCGGGCTCGATTGCACTATCATCATGCATCCTCAAGTCTGGAAGTGCAGTGGTCACTACGACCTGTTCCACGACTATATGGTTGACTGCCGCGAGTCGAAGCGACGTTACCGCCACGATCAGATTCAAGGTCGTTGGGTCGAAGCGAAGGGAAAGAAAATCTTCGCCACTGCTGGCTCCGACTCGGAAGCTCCAGAAGCGGACCTCGAACGTCAGGCCCTGAAGTTCTTCGGCATGCGATCCAAGAATGCCGACGAACTGAAATGGGATGGTCCGTTGGTCTCTCTGACCACCGTCGACGACTTCGAGCTGGTCCTCGGTCCCGATGCCAAGACGCTCGGCACGCTGACCGCCCCACGCGAGTTCAACCTGATGTTCAAGACCACCATCGGTGCTCTGGGTGGCGAAGCCGACTCGGCGTTCCTCCGGCCAGAAACGGCTCAGGGGATTTTCGTGAACTTCAAGAACGTCGTCGATAGCAGCCGCGTTCGCGTTCCTTTCGGGATCGCTCAGGTCGGTAAAAGTTTCCGCAACGAAATCACGCCGCGTAACTTCACCTTCCGCTCGCGTGAATTCGAGCAAATGGAAATCGAGTTCTTCTGCCATCCTGATTCGTCGGCCGAATGGTACACCTACTGGCGCGATCGTCGTTTCAAGTGGTACCTCGATCTGGGCCTGGATGAAGGCAAACTGCAGCTTCGCGATCACGATCAAGACGAGCTAAGCCATTACTCGCGCGGCACCGCCGACGTCGAGTACGCGTTCCCATTCCTGCCAGAAGGCGAGTTTGGCGAACTGGAAGGGATTGCCCACCGTGGCGACTTCGACCTCCGAAGCCACATGGAAGGCAAACTCGATCCGGCGACCAACCCGCTGACGGTCGAATTGAACGAAGATGGCAAGCCACGTCACCGAGGTAGCGGCAAAGATCTGTCGTACCGCGACGACCTGACCGGCGAGCGTTTCATCCCGCACGTCATCGAACCTTCCGCAGGTGCCGACCGTGCCACGCTCGCTTTCCTTTGCGAAGCCTATACCGAAGACGAGGCTCCGGACGACAAGGGCAAGATGCAGAGCCGCGTGGTGATGAAGCTTCATCCACGTATCGCTCCGATCAAGGCCGCGATCTTCCCGCTGGTCAAGAAGGATGGCATGCCAGAAATGGCCCAGGACTTGTACCGCACGTTGAAGAAAGACTGGAACGTCTTCTACGACGAAAAGGGTGCCGTGGGGCGTCGTTATCGTCGTCAGGACGAAGCAGGCACGCCGTTCTGTGTTACGGTCGACGGCGACAGCATCCAGGACAACACCGTCACCATTCGTCATCGCGACACGCTGGAACAATGGCGCGTGAAGGCGGACGACCTGACGGATGAGCTGCGAAAGCTGATCGGTTAA